One Mycolicibacterium pulveris genomic region harbors:
- a CDS encoding metallophosphoesterase family protein, producing the protein MRFLHTADWQLGMTRYFLNGEAQPRYSAARRDAVAGLKQVAADSDAEFVVVAGDVFEHNQLAPRDVSQSLEAMRAIGIPVYLLPGNHDPLDASSVYTSALFTAERPDNVTVLDRAGVHDIRPGLQLVAAPWTSKAPLADPVADVLADLPADGATRIVVGHGGVDIFVPDKDRPSLIRLAALEQAVNRGAVHYVALGDKHSRMQVGSTGRIWYSGSPEVTNYDDIEPDPGHVLVVEVDEDDPARPVRVEPHKVGRWRFVTLRRSVDSNRDVADLDINLDLMPDKDRTVVRLVLTGSLTVTDKAALDACLDKYARLFAALRVDEKQSDIAVVPADGEFDDLGIGGFAASAVDELVTAARADGDDADDARAALALLLRLADRGVA; encoded by the coding sequence ATGCGTTTCCTGCACACCGCCGACTGGCAGCTCGGCATGACCCGCTACTTCCTCAACGGCGAGGCACAGCCCCGGTATTCGGCCGCCCGCCGTGACGCGGTGGCCGGTCTCAAACAGGTGGCTGCCGACAGCGACGCGGAATTCGTGGTGGTCGCCGGGGATGTGTTCGAGCACAACCAACTCGCGCCTCGGGATGTCAGCCAGTCGCTGGAAGCCATGCGCGCCATCGGTATTCCGGTGTACCTGCTGCCGGGCAACCACGACCCACTGGACGCGTCGTCGGTGTACACCAGCGCCCTGTTCACCGCCGAACGCCCGGACAATGTCACGGTTCTGGACCGCGCGGGTGTGCACGACATAAGGCCCGGCCTGCAGCTGGTGGCGGCGCCCTGGACCTCCAAAGCGCCGCTGGCCGATCCCGTCGCCGACGTGCTCGCAGACCTGCCCGCCGACGGGGCGACCAGAATCGTCGTCGGGCACGGTGGAGTGGACATCTTCGTGCCCGACAAGGACCGCCCGTCCCTGATCCGGCTGGCCGCGTTGGAGCAGGCCGTCAACCGTGGGGCCGTGCACTATGTGGCGTTGGGCGACAAGCACTCTCGCATGCAGGTCGGTTCCACCGGCCGGATCTGGTACTCGGGGTCACCGGAGGTCACCAACTACGACGACATCGAACCCGATCCCGGGCATGTGCTGGTGGTCGAGGTCGACGAGGACGACCCGGCGCGTCCGGTCCGCGTCGAACCGCACAAGGTGGGCCGCTGGCGGTTCGTGACGTTGCGCCGTTCGGTGGACAGCAACCGCGACGTCGCCGACCTCGACATCAACCTCGACCTGATGCCGGACAAGGACCGCACCGTGGTGCGGCTCGTGTTGACCGGATCGCTGACGGTCACCGACAAGGCCGCTCTCGACGCCTGCCTGGACAAGTACGCCCGGCTGTTCGCGGCGTTGCGGGTGGACGAAAAGCAGTCCGACATCGCGGTGGTGCCCGCCGACGGGGAGTTCGACGACCTCGGCATCGGCGGGTTCGCGGCGTCCGCGGTCGACGAGTTGGTCACCGCGGCGCGCGCCGACGGCGACGACGCCGATGACGCGCGCGCGGCGTTGGCGCTGCTGCTGCGTCTGGCCGACAGGGGGGTGGCATGA
- a CDS encoding DUF3558 domain-containing protein — MHDVTPTTRATFLRLAVAAAVLSPLVAACSDSEPTNPEVPQTTAPTQNVSHGPFFPQCGGVSDEEITAQTRVPGLVNTAKTSVGCQWLAGGSILGPHFSFTWFRGSPIGRERKTEELTRASVEDINIEGYDGFIAVGEDPILGNNLCEIGIQFDDDFIEWSVSYVQKPFPDPCDVAKELTRQSIVNSE; from the coding sequence GTGCATGACGTGACCCCCACCACGCGCGCAACTTTCCTGCGGCTTGCGGTGGCGGCTGCGGTCCTCAGCCCGCTGGTTGCCGCATGCTCGGATTCGGAGCCGACCAACCCCGAGGTGCCACAGACCACGGCGCCGACGCAGAACGTCTCACACGGGCCCTTCTTCCCGCAGTGCGGCGGCGTCAGCGACGAGGAGATCACCGCGCAGACCCGCGTGCCCGGCCTGGTCAACACCGCCAAGACGTCGGTGGGCTGCCAGTGGTTGGCCGGCGGCAGCATCCTCGGGCCGCACTTCTCGTTCACCTGGTTTCGCGGCAGCCCGATCGGCCGCGAGCGCAAGACCGAGGAACTCACGCGAGCAAGCGTGGAGGACATCAACATCGAGGGTTACGACGGGTTCATCGCGGTGGGCGAGGACCCGATACTGGGCAACAACCTCTGCGAGATCGGCATCCAGTTCGATGACGACTTCATCGAGTGGTCGGTCAGCTACGTGCAGAAGCCGTTTCCCGATCCGTGCGATGTCGCCAAGGAACTGACCCGCCAATCGATTGTGAACTCCGAATGA
- a CDS encoding alpha/beta hydrolase, producing the protein MAMNAKRRRAHDKLAALPGVRAVRRPVTSGGDDSFDLYYVRAGRKSRHPLLLIPGGPGAASVALYRGFRRRAATAGLDVIMVEHRGVGMSRYDDSGVDLPPEAVTIEQVVDDIAAVLDDAGVDKAVVYGTSYGSYLAGGFGVRHPGRVHGMVLDSPVLSAADIHAVRDATRRLLWDGADPETAELAPKVRRLVDDGVLTPAATNLATAVYGFAGPDLLNRQLDLLLAGRHLLWSAMDRVSRFVFDRKAPYRNEPDLVGRIAYRELNYGAAPDGRPLDPAVAYRESSSNATDFVAEPYDLANGMPNFRWPTVVVSGGRDLITPPEVARRVAMLIPDAVLVTLATAGHSIVDLRERAALDIVAALYAGKAGGLPARSAALDSRPAGLGIRALRWGVAAATTLEAALPLGVSRTAQHVTS; encoded by the coding sequence ATGGCCATGAACGCGAAGCGTCGCCGCGCCCACGACAAGCTCGCAGCGCTGCCCGGCGTGCGTGCCGTCCGCCGGCCGGTGACTTCCGGGGGCGACGACAGCTTCGACCTCTACTACGTGCGCGCCGGGCGCAAGTCGAGGCATCCGCTGCTGCTCATCCCCGGTGGTCCCGGCGCCGCCTCGGTGGCGCTGTACCGGGGGTTTCGGCGCCGCGCCGCGACGGCCGGGCTGGACGTGATCATGGTCGAGCACCGGGGCGTCGGGATGTCTCGGTACGACGACTCCGGTGTGGACCTTCCGCCCGAGGCGGTCACCATCGAGCAGGTCGTCGACGACATCGCGGCCGTGCTCGACGACGCCGGCGTCGACAAGGCCGTCGTCTACGGCACCTCCTATGGAAGCTACCTGGCCGGCGGCTTCGGTGTGCGCCATCCCGGCCGGGTGCACGGGATGGTGCTGGATTCGCCGGTGCTGTCCGCCGCCGACATCCACGCCGTGCGGGACGCGACCCGACGGCTGCTGTGGGACGGCGCCGACCCGGAGACCGCCGAGCTGGCGCCCAAGGTGCGACGGCTGGTCGACGACGGCGTCCTGACGCCGGCTGCCACGAACCTCGCCACCGCGGTCTACGGGTTCGCCGGTCCCGACCTGCTGAACCGTCAGCTGGACCTGCTGCTCGCCGGTCGGCACCTCCTGTGGTCTGCCATGGACCGGGTCAGCCGATTCGTGTTCGACCGCAAAGCGCCGTATCGCAACGAACCAGATCTGGTGGGCCGCATCGCTTACCGCGAGCTCAACTACGGCGCCGCCCCGGACGGACGGCCCCTGGATCCAGCGGTCGCCTACCGCGAAAGTTCCTCGAATGCAACTGACTTCGTCGCCGAACCCTACGATCTGGCCAACGGAATGCCGAACTTTCGCTGGCCCACCGTGGTGGTCTCCGGCGGGCGCGACCTGATCACCCCACCGGAGGTCGCCCGCCGGGTCGCCATGCTGATCCCGGATGCGGTACTGGTCACCTTGGCGACGGCCGGGCATAGCATCGTCGATCTTCGGGAGCGCGCGGCGCTCGACATCGTCGCCGCGCTCTATGCGGGCAAGGCCGGAGGACTGCCCGCCCGCTCGGCGGCGTTGGACTCCCGACCTGCCGGGCTGGGGATCCGCGCCCTGCGGTGGGGTGTCGCGGCGGCGACGACCCTGGAAGCGGCGCTGCCCCTCGGGGTCTCGCGAACCGCGCAGCACGTTACTTCATGA
- a CDS encoding AAA family ATPase, whose protein sequence is MKLHRLVLTNYRGITHREIEFPDRGVVVVSGANEIGKSSMIEALDLLLEAKDRSGKKEVKQVKPTHADVGAEITAEISTGPYRFEYRKRFHKRCETALTILAPHREQLTGDEAHERVRAILEETVDTGLWQAHRVLQSTSTAAVDLSGCDALSRALDVAAGEAQSDAAQAQTGTDALLIDRIEAEYLRYFTRTGRPTGEWAAATSRLRAAEEALARSAAAVAEVDDAVRRHAELTDNLGQVAATRAEASKRLAAAQEAAETVAELTRQLKEAELVAAAAEAGHQAAVAAVTERRRLRADIDERAAAIAELQASVTEAADEHDTAAEVAQAAQRAAEEARTALETSRERVEGARQIAQRLADRDEADRLAARLAKIDAAHRDLGRVYTELAEISLTDEHMRAIEAAEGAVERAAAQAELMSARVELTAVGDIEVRVDGEAVGLRAGETWSSSFGARTDIELPGVITARVVPGATAAETRAKLGAAQQVLADALGKAGAADVAAARLLDQRRRELAAERDRLRATAEALTGEDTVDELRARLAELGEPFDLGANGPRDAAQARAELDAASVAYQQAVAQCETHRKVAEEAAKRLGQRALRATALREKLTTVEAEITSARARLADQRAAASDDELTINAETHGEKARRAAALVTELGEELARTAPDVVAATLRDAARQADELATRHDEMADALREVSTQLKVYGTQGRKGQLDEAETEREHAQAEYARVRRRARAAELLRSVITRHRDATRLRYVEPFRTEVERLGRIVFGDTFEVEIDSALRICSRTLSGRTVPYESLSGGAKEQLGIVARLASAALVAKEDTVPVVIDDALGFTDADRLAKMGAVFNAVGGDGQVIVLTCDAQRYAGIAGAEHIELAATA, encoded by the coding sequence ATGAAACTGCACCGGCTGGTGCTGACGAACTACCGCGGGATCACCCACCGCGAGATCGAGTTTCCCGACCGCGGCGTCGTGGTGGTCAGCGGCGCCAACGAGATCGGCAAGTCCTCGATGATCGAGGCGTTGGACCTGCTGCTGGAGGCCAAGGACCGGTCGGGCAAGAAGGAGGTCAAGCAGGTCAAGCCGACGCACGCCGACGTCGGCGCCGAGATCACCGCCGAAATCTCCACCGGCCCATATCGTTTCGAGTACCGCAAACGGTTCCACAAACGCTGCGAGACCGCGCTGACGATTCTGGCTCCGCACCGCGAACAACTCACCGGCGATGAAGCGCACGAGAGGGTGCGGGCCATCTTGGAGGAGACCGTCGACACCGGGCTGTGGCAGGCGCACCGTGTGCTGCAGTCGACGTCGACGGCGGCCGTGGATCTCTCGGGCTGCGACGCGCTGTCGCGGGCGCTGGACGTGGCCGCCGGTGAGGCGCAATCCGACGCCGCGCAGGCCCAGACGGGCACCGATGCGCTGCTGATCGACCGGATCGAGGCGGAGTACCTGCGCTATTTCACCCGCACCGGCAGGCCCACCGGCGAGTGGGCGGCGGCGACCAGCCGGCTGCGCGCCGCCGAGGAGGCGCTGGCGCGGTCGGCGGCCGCGGTCGCGGAGGTCGACGACGCGGTGCGCCGCCATGCGGAGCTGACCGACAACCTCGGGCAGGTCGCGGCGACACGCGCCGAGGCCTCGAAGCGGCTCGCGGCGGCGCAGGAGGCCGCGGAAACCGTCGCGGAGCTCACGCGCCAACTCAAGGAAGCCGAGCTGGTCGCCGCGGCCGCCGAGGCCGGGCACCAGGCCGCGGTCGCCGCGGTCACGGAACGACGACGGCTGCGCGCCGACATCGACGAGCGGGCCGCCGCGATCGCCGAACTGCAGGCCTCGGTCACCGAGGCCGCCGACGAGCACGACACCGCAGCGGAGGTGGCGCAAGCCGCGCAGCGGGCTGCCGAAGAGGCCAGGACCGCGCTGGAGACCAGCCGGGAACGCGTCGAGGGCGCCAGGCAGATCGCGCAACGGCTGGCCGATCGCGACGAGGCGGATCGGCTCGCGGCCCGGTTGGCCAAGATCGACGCGGCCCACCGCGACCTCGGGCGGGTGTACACCGAACTCGCAGAGATCTCACTGACCGACGAGCACATGCGGGCGATCGAGGCCGCCGAGGGCGCGGTGGAACGGGCGGCGGCGCAGGCCGAGCTGATGTCGGCGCGGGTGGAGCTCACGGCGGTCGGCGATATCGAGGTGCGTGTCGACGGTGAAGCGGTCGGGTTGCGGGCCGGTGAGACGTGGTCGTCGTCGTTCGGTGCGCGGACTGACATCGAGCTGCCGGGGGTCATCACCGCGCGGGTGGTGCCCGGTGCGACAGCCGCCGAGACACGCGCGAAACTTGGTGCCGCCCAGCAAGTCCTGGCTGACGCGTTGGGTAAGGCCGGTGCCGCCGACGTCGCCGCGGCGCGGCTGCTGGATCAGCGGCGTCGAGAGCTGGCCGCCGAACGGGACCGGTTGCGCGCCACCGCGGAGGCGCTGACCGGTGAGGACACCGTCGACGAGTTGAGAGCGCGGCTCGCCGAACTCGGTGAGCCCTTCGACCTCGGCGCGAACGGTCCCCGCGACGCCGCGCAGGCCCGCGCCGAACTCGACGCCGCATCGGTCGCATATCAACAGGCCGTCGCGCAGTGCGAAACACACCGCAAGGTCGCCGAGGAAGCGGCCAAACGGCTGGGACAGCGGGCGCTGCGGGCCACGGCATTGCGTGAGAAGCTCACCACCGTCGAGGCCGAAATCACCTCGGCGCGAGCGCGATTGGCCGACCAGCGGGCGGCCGCCTCCGACGACGAGCTGACAATCAACGCCGAGACACACGGCGAAAAGGCGCGCAGGGCGGCCGCTCTGGTGACGGAGCTGGGCGAGGAGCTTGCACGCACCGCGCCCGACGTCGTCGCGGCGACCCTGCGCGACGCCGCACGGCAGGCCGACGAGTTGGCGACGCGCCACGACGAGATGGCCGACGCGCTGCGGGAGGTGTCCACCCAGCTGAAGGTGTACGGCACTCAGGGGCGCAAGGGACAACTCGACGAGGCCGAAACCGAACGCGAGCATGCCCAGGCGGAGTACGCGCGGGTGCGCCGCCGGGCGCGCGCCGCGGAACTGCTGCGTTCGGTGATCACCCGGCACCGCGACGCCACGCGGCTTCGCTACGTCGAACCGTTTCGCACCGAGGTGGAACGGTTGGGCCGCATCGTCTTCGGCGACACCTTCGAGGTCGAGATCGACAGCGCGCTGCGCATCTGCAGCCGCACACTGTCGGGCCGCACCGTGCCGTACGAGTCGTTGTCCGGCGGCGCAAAGGAGCAGTTGGGCATCGTCGCGCGGCTGGCCAGCGCGGCGTTGGTGGCCAAGGAGGACACCGTTCCGGTGGTGATCGACGACGCGTTGGGCTTCACCGACGCCGACCGGCTCGCCAAGATGGGCGCGGTGTTCAACGCGGTCGGCGGCGACGGCCAGGTGATCGTGCTGACGTGTGATGCGCAGCGGTATGCCGGCATCGCCGGCGCCGAGCACATCGAGTTGGCGGCTACGGCCTAG
- a CDS encoding SixA phosphatase family protein — MSDSSRTLLLLRHGKSDYPPGVADHQRPLAPRGVREAALAGDWLRAHAPAVDAVLCSTAVRTRQTLQRTGIEAPVEYVDRLYEATPGTVLDEINRTSSRFPSEVRTLLVVGHEPAISSVALGLADDDSGNSDAAEQISIKFPTSAIAVLNTRRPWPDLALGGATLVTFHVPR, encoded by the coding sequence GTGAGCGACTCCTCCCGCACGCTGCTCTTGCTTCGCCACGGCAAGTCGGACTACCCGCCGGGGGTCGCCGACCACCAGCGGCCGCTGGCACCGCGGGGAGTGCGGGAGGCGGCGCTGGCCGGCGACTGGTTGCGCGCACACGCACCCGCGGTGGACGCGGTGCTGTGTTCGACGGCCGTCCGCACCCGCCAGACGCTGCAGCGCACCGGCATCGAGGCGCCCGTCGAGTACGTCGACCGGCTCTACGAAGCGACGCCCGGCACCGTGCTCGACGAGATCAACCGGACGTCGTCGCGCTTCCCCTCAGAGGTGCGCACCCTGCTGGTGGTCGGGCACGAGCCTGCGATCTCCTCTGTCGCGCTGGGCTTGGCCGACGACGACAGCGGCAACAGCGATGCGGCCGAGCAGATCTCCATCAAGTTCCCGACGTCGGCGATCGCGGTGCTGAACACGCGTCGGCCGTGGCCCGACTTGGCGCTCGGTGGCGCGACGCTGGTGACCTTCCACGTCCCGCGCTAG
- a CDS encoding DUF3558 domain-containing protein produces the protein MTRSPFRRAAAAAIVALAGFSLLTGCTQTVEGTAAKSGSGDVPRNDDSERQYPNLLKECDVLTEDILAETVGADPLDIQSTFVGAVCRWQAANPSGLVDITRFWFEQGNLDNERQTAQRLGYQIEDRRVAGIQSIVMRPDDPNGACGVASDAAGVVGWWVNPQSPGINACEMALKLMELTLATRA, from the coding sequence ATGACACGCAGCCCATTCCGTCGCGCCGCGGCCGCCGCAATCGTGGCGCTGGCCGGGTTCTCGTTGCTGACCGGGTGCACACAGACTGTCGAGGGCACCGCCGCCAAGTCCGGTTCGGGCGACGTGCCCAGGAACGACGATTCCGAGCGGCAGTACCCCAACCTGCTCAAGGAGTGCGACGTGCTGACCGAGGACATCCTCGCGGAGACCGTCGGCGCCGATCCGCTCGACATCCAGAGCACCTTCGTCGGCGCGGTGTGCCGCTGGCAGGCCGCCAACCCGTCCGGGCTGGTCGACATCACCCGGTTCTGGTTCGAGCAGGGCAACCTGGACAACGAACGTCAGACGGCGCAACGGCTCGGCTACCAGATCGAGGACCGGCGGGTGGCCGGCATCCAGTCGATCGTGATGCGCCCGGATGATCCCAACGGCGCGTGCGGGGTGGCCAGCGACGCGGCGGGCGTGGTCGGGTGGTGGGTCAACCCGCAGTCACCGGGCATCAACGCCTGCGAGATGGCGCTGAAGCTGATGGAGCTGACGCTGGCGACCCGCGCCTGA